DNA from Geminicoccaceae bacterium:
TTGCCGGCCGACAGGCGGGGATCCCCCTGGAACCCTTCCGCCCGGACCGGTTCAGGGGACCGCTGGCTCCGGCCGCCTGAGACGGGGAAAACAGCATCGGGGGAGGATTGTACATGCCGGATATCGTGATTGTCGGTGGAGGAATTTCGGGAACCTCGGCAGCTTTCGAACTTGCGCATGAGGGTCATGCGGTAACGCTGATCGAAGCCCGTGACCTGGCGGCCATGGCTTCGGGCTGGACCCTGGGCGGGGTCCGCCAGTCCGGCCGTCATCCCGCGGAGCTTCCGCTGGCCAGGGCAGCCGTGAAATTGTGGGAAACCATGGAGGAGCGGCTGGGTGTCCCTTCCGGCTACCGGCAGAAGGGCAATCTGCGCATCGCCCGCGACGAGGCCGAGGCCGGGGTCATCAAGGCCCTGGTCGAGGAACAGGGCAACCAGGGACTTGCCATCGAATGGCTGGATGATACGGCCGCCATTCGCGAGATCGCGCCTGCCGTGACAGGCAAAATCGTCGCCGCATCCTTCTGCGCCAGCGACGGACAGGCCGAGCCGTCCATGGCTGTGGCGGCTTTCGCGTCCGCCGCGCAGCGATACGGTGCGCGGATCAGGACAGGTACCCGCGCGGTCTCCTTGATGGTGGAAGGTGACCGTGTCCGCGGAGTCATGACGGACAAGGGGCCGGTGGAAGCCGATCGCGTTGTCGTGGCCGCCGGCGTTCACGCGCCGGAGTTGCTGCAGCCGCTCGGCCTGAACCTGCCGCTCGACCTGCGGCTGGTCTGTGCGCTCCAGAGCGAGCCCGTGGAACCGATGCTCGAACAGGTGCTGGGGGTCGCCAATGCCGATTGCGCGGGTCGCCAGCAGATGGATGGCCGCTTCCGGGTAACCTCCGGCATCGGCCCGTGGGGTGGCCGGCTCGATGGCTGGCGCGAGGAGGACCTGCACCCCCGCCCCGGCGACATCGCCGCCATCGCCGAACGGATCAGCGCGCTGATACCGCCTTTCGCGGAAATGCGCGTCGCCCGGATCTGGGGCGGCCTGATCGACATGACACCCGATGGCCTGCCCGTGCTCGATGTCGCGCAGGAGGTCGAAGGGCTCGTCATTGCCGCCGGCTTCTCGGGGCATGGCTTCTGCCTCGGTCCGGCCACCGGCGAAATCGTCGCCGACCTGGCGCTGGGACGGGAATGCCGCCATCCGATCGGGCCGTTCTCCTTGAAAAGGATGCACAATCTTGCGCCGGGAGGCGCGCCGCTCACGCTTCACGGGTGATCCGGCGTGCAGGTTCAGCGTTGCAATCCCCTTGCCGGATCGCAATACTCGCATCCATGAATTGGAAACTCAGGAGAGGAAGACATGCATACAAAAAAATTCCTCGGAGCCGTTGCCGCCGTTGCATTGCTGGCTTCGGCCGGAAGTGACGCATGGGCGGCCAAGACGACGCTCACCGTCGGCATGGCGTCCGCCGATGCCGGAAAGCTCGATCCGCACCTCACGGCCACCACACCGGACAAGGGCCTGCTGAACTGGATGTTCAACGGGCTGGTCCGCATTCAGCCGGGCCGGGCAAGTCCGGAGTTCATCGAACCGGACCTTGCCGAGAGCTGGGAGACGAGCGAGGACGGCCTGACATGGACATTCCACATCCGCAAGGGTGTGCAATGTCATCATGACTACGGCGAATTCACGGCGGAAGATGCCGCCTATTCGCTGCACCGTGCGGCCAACAAGGAAACGTCGAGCTTCTCCGCCGATTTCACGGCCATGGAGAGTGCGGAGGCAACGGACACCCATACCCTGGTCGTCACGTTCAAGGAGCACGTGCCGAGCGTGCTGGGCCTGCTCGCGAACTACCATGGCGGCAACATGGTCTGCAAGAAGGCCGCCGAGGAGGAAGGCGAGAACTTCATGAAGCGGCCGATCGGAACCGGTCCGTTCATGTTCGAGGAATACCAGCCGCAGCAATATGTGAAGCTGGTGGCCAACAAGGACTATTTCCGCGGGGAACCGCAGATCAAGGAAATCGTCTACCGCTACATCCCTTCCGATGCGAGCCGCGATCTGGCGTTCCAGTCGGGCGAGGTCGATCTGATCTACGGCAAGCAGGACCAGACCTGGGTCGACCGGATCAAGCAGATCGACGGGGCCGTGGTGGCCGCCATGGAGCCCGGCGAGCTTTCCAACATCAACCTCAACATCACGGTGAAGCCGCTTGACGACATCCGCGTGCGTCAGGCGATTGCCTATTCCGTTGATCGCGACGCCATGGTGGCCTTCCGCGGCGACGTGGTGACACGGCCGGCGGTGTCCGTGATCCCGTCGGGCTATCTGGGTACCGACGAGAATGCACCGCTCTACCCCTACGATCCGGACAAGGCCCGGGCGCTGCTGACCGAGGCCGGTTACCCCGATGGCCTCAGCATCAAGGCCATTCACACGACCCTGCCGGGCATGCTCACGACCATCGAGGCCATCCAGGCGCAACTGAAGAAGACGGGCATCGACTTGCAGATCGAGCCTGTCGAGCATGCGACCTTCCACGCACAGATCCGCGAGGACCTGTCGCCGGTGGTGCACTACTCGGCGGCACGTTTCCCCGTGGCCGACGTCTATCTGACCCAGTTCTTCGATTCCGCGGCAACGGTGGGAACGCCCACGGCCATCACCAACTTCTCGCACTGCAACGTCGCCGACGACGAGATCCGCGCGGCACGGGTCGAGACCGATCCCGACAAGCAGATAGCGCTGTGGAAGGAGGCGCAGGACAAGATCGTCAAGGCCGTCTGTGCCGTGCCGGTCTACGAGAACCTGCAGCTGTGGGCGTGGAAGGACGACCTCGACCTCGGCTACGAACTCAAGGGTTCGCTGAACCTGTCGCCGCCGATCACCGAGGCCACGCACTTCACCGACTGATGTCGCGGCCCTCCTGATCGGATTCCGTGCTGCTCCGTACAAGGGACGGGGCGGCACGGTTCCCCTGCAACCGTCGCGGTCCGGTTTGTTTTCATGACAGCCTTTATCATCAAGCGGTTATCGTCTGCCTTTGTCACCCTTTTCGCGGTGATGACGCTGGTGTTCGTGCTGGTGCGCATCGTTCCGGGCGATCCCGCACAGGTGGTCCTGGGCGACCAGGCGAGCAAGGAGGCCATCGAGGTCATGCGGACCCGCCTCGGCCTCGACCAGCCGATGTGGCAGCAATATGCCGACTTCATCGGCAACGCGCTCGTCGGCGACTGGGGCAATTCCATGGTCACCGGCCAGCCCGTGATCGGCGAGGTGCTCAAGGTGCTGCCATGGACCATCGAGCTCACCGTTGTATCGCTGGTGCTGGGTGCCGTCATCGGCATCCCGCTGGGGGTATGGGCCGCTGTCCGCCGCAACCGCTTCGTGGACTACGTCACCCGGGTGCTGTCCCTGCTGGGCCTGTCCTTCCCCGCCTTCGTGTCGGCGATCATGCTGCTGCTGTTCTTCGCCATCCAGCTGCACTGGTTCCCGGTGATCAGTTCGGGTGGCGATGGCAGCTTCGCCGACCGCCTGCGCAGCCTCGCCCTTCCGGCGATCAACCTGGGCCTCATCATGGCCGCCTACATCACCCGCGTGACGCGTTCGGCCATGCTGGAGGTGCTGGGCGAGGATTATGTGCGGACGGCAAGGGCCAAGGGCGTGCCGCAGGCGCCCGTGCTCTGGCGGCACGCGCTGCGCAATGCGCTCATCCCGGTGGTCACCGTGGTCGGTCTCTATCTGGGCATCCTCATCGGCAATTCGGTGCTGACCGAAGTCGTGTTCAACCGTCCCGGACTGGGCAAGCTCATCGTCGGCGCGCTGAACCAGCGTGACTACACCATGCTTCAGGGAATGATGGTCATCTACACCTTCGTCGTGGTGATCGTGAACCTCATCACCGATCTCACCTACGGGCTGATCGATCCTCGGGTGAAATTCAAATGAGCCAGCGCCGCCCCTCCGTCACGTCGAGCTTCGCCGCGGTCACGGCCTATGGCGCCCGCGCCACGATCAAGGCGTTCAACACCAACAAGACCTCATGGGTCGGTTTCGTCATCTTCATGGCCGTCGTGCTGATGGCCATATTCGCGCCGCTGCTGGCTCCGCACGATCCCCTCGAACAGGACCTTTTCTACCGCCTGAAGCCGCCCAACGAGACCTACTGGCTGGGCACCGACTATTACGGCCGCGACATCCTCTCGCGCCTGCTCTACGGCGCACGCATCTCGCTGGTCATCGGCCTGGTCGCCGTGCTCGCCGCCATGCTGATCGGCTCGGTCATCGGCATGGTCGCCGGCTACTACCGCGGCAAGACCGACCTGATCATCATGCAGGTCATGGACACGCTCTTGGCGTTTCCCTCGCTGATCCTCGGACTGATCATCGTCGCCATGCTGGGACCGTCGATCACCAACCTTGTGATCGCCATCGCCCTCACCGCCATACCGCCGTTCGCCCGCATCGCCCGGGCACCGACCATCAGCATGAAGGAACGCGAATTCGTCGAGGCCGCGCGATCGCTGGGCTTTTCCGATTTCCGCATCCTCATCCTGCATATCCTGCCCAACATCCTGCCCGAGATCCTGGTGATGGGTTCGCTGTGGCTGGCGACTGCCATTCGCGTGGAGGCATCGCTGGCCTTCATCGGCCTTGGCGTGCGCCCGCCGACAGCGACATGGGGCGGCATGATCCGCGAGGGTTTCGAGAACATCCTCGACTCCTACTGGCTGGCGCTGGCTCCCAGCGTCGCCATTCTCGTCATCGTCTTCGCCCTCAACCTCCTGGGTGATGGCCTGCGCGATGCCGTCGATCCCAAGCTTCGGAGCGGTGAATAGACGATGAGTGACACGGTCATTTCGCTGCGCAACCTCAAGACCTCGTTCCGGGTCGATGGCGTCTGGCGGCCGGCGGTCAACGATGTCAGCTTCGATGTCGCCAGAAACGAGACCGTCTCCGTCGTGGGAGAAAGCGGGTCGGGCAAGTCGGTCACCGCCCTGTCGATCATGCAGCTCATCCCCATGGCCAATGGCCGCATCGAGGGCGAGATCCGGTTCAAAGACCGCAACCTGCTGGAACTCGGCGAGACCGAGATGCGCAAGGTCCGCGGCAACGACATCTCGATGATCTTCCAGGAGCCGATGACCAGCCTCAACCCCGTGCTGACGGTGGGCTTCCAGGTGGCGGAGGCGCTGCGTTACCACCGTGGCATGGACAGGACCGAGGCGGACAGGGCGGCCCTCGAAATTCTCGATCAGGTACGCATTCCCAGCGCCAGAAGCCGGTTTCACGACTATCCCCATCTCTTCTCGGGAGGAATGCGCCAGCGGGTGATGATCGCCATGGCGCTTGCCTGCCGACCGGACCTGCTGATCGCCGACGAGCCGACCACGGCGCTGGATGTTACCATTCAGGCGCAAATCATCGAATTGATAAAGACGCTACAGCGCGAAATCGGCATGTCGGTCCTGTTCATCACCCACGACATGGGTGTGGTCGCGGAGATATCCGACAGGGTGATCGTGATGTATCACGGCGAGAAGGTCGAGGAAGGTCCCTCGGAGCAGATCTTCTCCAATCCGCAACATCGTTATACCCGCACCCTGCTGGCTGCCGTCCCGCGCCTGGGCTCGATGCAGGGTTTCAGCCGTCCGGTCAAATTCGCCGACATGGAAACGCCTGAACCTGCGGAAGAACCCGAACCCGAGGGATTGCGGAGTGCGGGCCCTCCCCTGCTTGAGGTGGCCGATCTGGTCACCCGCTTCGACATCACCGGCGGCGTCCTCAGCCGGCCGGTGGGACGCGTCCATGCCGTCGAGGGCGTGTCATTCACGCTTCATGCCGGCGAGACGCTGGCGCTCGTCGGCGAAAGCGGTTGCGGCAAGTCCACCACGGGCCGTAGCGTGCTGCGGCTGATCGAGCCCCGCTCCGGCGTCATACGCTTCGAGGGCGAGGATCTGCTCGGTGTCGACAGGGAGGCGCTCAAGCGCAAGCGCCGGCACATGCAGATGATCTTCCAGGATCCGTTCGCCAGCCTCAATCCGCGCAAGACGGTCGGATCGGCCATTGCCGAGCCGATGCTGGTCCATGGCGTGTGCGATCGCGAGGAGGCGGAGATCCGCGTCACCCGGCTGCTGGAACAGGTGGGACTGGACGCCAGCCATGCGCTGCGTTTTCCCCACGAGTTCTCCGGCGGCCAGCGGCAGCGGATCTGCATTGCCCGGGCGCTGGGTCTCTCTCCCCGGCTCATCGTCGCCGATGAATCGGTGTCGGCGCTGGACGTCTCCATCAAGGCGCAGGTCATCAACCTGATGCTCGACCTCCAGCGCGAACTGGGGCTGGCCTATCTGTTCATCAGCCATGACATCGCCGTGGTCGAGCGGGTCAGTCATCGGGTGGCAGTGATGTATCTGGGCGAAATCGTCGAGATCGGTCCGCGCGAGGCCATTTTCGAGCGTCCGGCCCATCCCTACACGAAAAAGCTCATGAGCGCGGTCCCCGTCCCTGATCCGGCCCGCCGCGGCATCCGCCGGGAAATCTCCAATGACGAAGTCCCGAGTCCCGTCCGCACGCTCGACTACCAGCCCCCTGCCCGCCCCATGATCGAGGTCGGGCCGGGTCATTTCATCCAGCAATTCGAGTAGGGCATCTCACCGCCGGATTGTCACGCCGATTGAGGATTCCGGCCGGACTCGTTACGCTGATGCGGTTCATCGAGTTCGAACCGGGTTCGAGGAAATTGCCGAAAGAGCCTCATAGACACGACGGGAATACCCTCCATAGGCGATGGTTGCCTATTGCCGTCATTCTTCTGCTCGTGTTGCAGAATGTCTCGTCGGCGGCAATGCCCGGTCGGATCGGCACTCCAGATGTGGATCGTGGGATTCCAGGACCCATCTGGATCTGCACGGCCGAGGGACTTGTTCCGCTCACCCCGAACCCGCCCGACCGTGACAACCGGGACCGCAGCGGCCACCAGGGTTGTCCCTGTTGCGTCCAGTCGACCTGCAACGGTGCCGGGCTGCTGCCTCCCCGGATCGACCAGTCCATCCGGCTGGCGGTCACGATGGCCGCCATGGTCGCGGTCCATCGATACCGCACGACCAGCCGGCGTGCTGTCGGCATTGCCCAGCCACGCGCTCCGCCATTTTCCGCCTTCGCTTGAATTTCCTCATTTCGACAGGACCAACGAAGGACGGGTCAATGAAGACAATCGTGCACGCAATCGCTGCTGGCCTGCTGCTGGCGGCAGCGACAACATTTCCGGTCAGGGCCCAGGAAGGCCCGGTGGCCACGGCAGGCGATCTGGCAATCAGTGCTCCATGGTCGCGCCAGACGGCGAAATCCGCCCGCAATGGTGCGGCATTCATGGCGATCACCAACAATGGCAGCGAGCCGGACCGCCTGGTGTCCGCGTCGAGCGATGTCGCCGGACGCGTCGAGTTGCACACTCACGCGATGGATAACGGTGTCATGAAAATGCGGCAGATCGAGGCGATCGACGTTCCCGCCGGGGAGACGGTGATGTTGCAGCCGGGTAGTCTGCACATCATGTTGATTGACCTCCATCAACCTCTGACGGAGGGGGAAAATTTCGAAATCGAACTGACCTTCGAGAAGGCTGGCAATGTGGAGACATCCGTCCCCGTGATGAGCGTGCGCTACATGCCCGACAGCCACACGGGCGGGGGCATGAAGCATGGCCACGGCATGAAGTCCGGCGGGAACTGACACTCCCCCGGATCACTCCGGCCGCTTGCGCTGCACGACAACACTCAGCAGCGCAAGCAGGCCGGAGCCGACCATCAGGAACACGGATACGGCGTTGAGTACCGGCGTGGAACCGACCTTGACCATGCGGTCATACATGGTGATCGTCAGGGGTGCTTCCGATCCGACCAGCATCAACGTCGTGTTGAAGTTCTCGAACGATACGAGAAAGGCGACAACGAAGGCCGAGAACAGGGCCGGGAACAGGAATGGCAGGGTAACGGTCGTCAGGACACGCAGGCGGCTGGCACCCAGGTTGAGGGCCGCTTCCTCAAGCGCCATGTCGAATTTCTGCAGGCGTGCGGAAATCACCAGCGAGGTAATGGTGGTGAGAAAGGAAAACTGTCCGAGGACGATCAGGGGGATGCCCGGTCGTAGCCACTGGGGGTTATACCCGGTCGCTTGATCGATGCCATTGGCGATCATGCTCGCAAAGACGAGAATCGATATACCGAGAATGACTCCGGGAATGACCAGCGGGATGACCATGAACACGTAGAGAATATTTTTGAATGGAAATGTTTTCCGTTCGAAGAGGAACGCATTGCAGGTCCCCGCCGCCACCGCCAGCGCCGAGACGATCGCGCCGATGAGCAGTGAGTTCTTCAATCCGCGCAATAATCTCTCGTCGTGGAACATGCCCAGCTTGGGTTCAGTGTCGTTGAAGAACCAATCCCAGGTGAAGCCTTGCCACGGAAGTGCAGGAAACAGCGAATCGTTGAACGCGAAAGCCCCCGCAGCAAGCAGTGGCGCGACGAGGTAGAGGAAGAAAATCACGATGTAGGCGCGATAGACCGCGGTCAGGAGCGGTGAGCGATTGGCCGTTGTCATCCGCCCTACTCCTTGGCCACGGTGGTTGCGAGGCTCTGGCCGGTCAGCCGCAGGCCCAGCCAGATCACCGCCGAGGTGAAGGCCAGCAGCAGGACGCCGAACGTGGCCCCTGCCTCCCAGTTGTACCGGGTGATGAACTGGTTGTAGATCTGCTCGGTGAACCAGCTCGAATTCTTGCCGCCCAGCAGGATGGGCGTCAGGTAACTGCCCGCCGTCAGCATGAAGGTGATGATGCAGCCTGCAACGATGCCCGGCATGGCATAGGGAACGATAATCCGGCGAAAGACCGTCAGGCGGCTGCCGCCCAGATTGTAGCCCGCCTCAAGCAGGGCATCGTCCATGCCTTCCAGCGTCGAGACCAGCGGCACGATCATGAACAGGATGACGGTGTAGACCAGACCGATCACCACCGTCACGTCGTTATAGAGGAACTCCACCGGCCCCGAGATCACGCCCAGCCACTGCAAGGCTCCCGATATCAGGCCGGTCTCGCGCAGGAGCACGATCCAGCCGAAGGCGCGCACCAGATCGCTGACCCATAGCGGGATCAGGCAGAGCAGGAACAGGGCGGCCTTGCTCCGCTGCCGGGCAATCTTGGCTATGTAATAGGCAACCGGGAATCCGACCAGCAGGGCAAGAGCGGTAACGAGGATGGACATCCACGCGGTTCGGAGCAAGGTGTTCCAGTAGATCGGCTCACGCAGGAAATCCATGTAGTTTCCGACGCCGAAGGTATATTGCCGCGGGCCGATCTTCTCGCGCAGGGAAACATATCCGATGCCGAGTTGTGGCAGCACGACGAGGAGCACGATCCACAGGGCGAAAGGTGTCATCAGCAGGATCAGCGAAAGCTTCGTGCTGTCCGAGCGCATTACGCCGCCTCTTTCGCAAAGCACAGGGCCTTTTCGCGAGGCCAGTGGATCCTCACCCCGTCACCTTCCGCGACACCGGCAAGTCCGCTCTGGTCGGCCACCTCGATC
Protein-coding regions in this window:
- a CDS encoding FAD-binding oxidoreductase, with product MPDIVIVGGGISGTSAAFELAHEGHAVTLIEARDLAAMASGWTLGGVRQSGRHPAELPLARAAVKLWETMEERLGVPSGYRQKGNLRIARDEAEAGVIKALVEEQGNQGLAIEWLDDTAAIREIAPAVTGKIVAASFCASDGQAEPSMAVAAFASAAQRYGARIRTGTRAVSLMVEGDRVRGVMTDKGPVEADRVVVAAGVHAPELLQPLGLNLPLDLRLVCALQSEPVEPMLEQVLGVANADCAGRQQMDGRFRVTSGIGPWGGRLDGWREEDLHPRPGDIAAIAERISALIPPFAEMRVARIWGGLIDMTPDGLPVLDVAQEVEGLVIAAGFSGHGFCLGPATGEIVADLALGRECRHPIGPFSLKRMHNLAPGGAPLTLHG
- a CDS encoding polyamine ABC transporter substrate-binding protein; protein product: MHTKKFLGAVAAVALLASAGSDAWAAKTTLTVGMASADAGKLDPHLTATTPDKGLLNWMFNGLVRIQPGRASPEFIEPDLAESWETSEDGLTWTFHIRKGVQCHHDYGEFTAEDAAYSLHRAANKETSSFSADFTAMESAEATDTHTLVVTFKEHVPSVLGLLANYHGGNMVCKKAAEEEGENFMKRPIGTGPFMFEEYQPQQYVKLVANKDYFRGEPQIKEIVYRYIPSDASRDLAFQSGEVDLIYGKQDQTWVDRIKQIDGAVVAAMEPGELSNINLNITVKPLDDIRVRQAIAYSVDRDAMVAFRGDVVTRPAVSVIPSGYLGTDENAPLYPYDPDKARALLTEAGYPDGLSIKAIHTTLPGMLTTIEAIQAQLKKTGIDLQIEPVEHATFHAQIREDLSPVVHYSAARFPVADVYLTQFFDSAATVGTPTAITNFSHCNVADDEIRAARVETDPDKQIALWKEAQDKIVKAVCAVPVYENLQLWAWKDDLDLGYELKGSLNLSPPITEATHFTD
- a CDS encoding ABC transporter permease, producing the protein MTAFIIKRLSSAFVTLFAVMTLVFVLVRIVPGDPAQVVLGDQASKEAIEVMRTRLGLDQPMWQQYADFIGNALVGDWGNSMVTGQPVIGEVLKVLPWTIELTVVSLVLGAVIGIPLGVWAAVRRNRFVDYVTRVLSLLGLSFPAFVSAIMLLLFFAIQLHWFPVISSGGDGSFADRLRSLALPAINLGLIMAAYITRVTRSAMLEVLGEDYVRTARAKGVPQAPVLWRHALRNALIPVVTVVGLYLGILIGNSVLTEVVFNRPGLGKLIVGALNQRDYTMLQGMMVIYTFVVVIVNLITDLTYGLIDPRVKFK
- a CDS encoding ABC transporter permease, producing the protein MSQRRPSVTSSFAAVTAYGARATIKAFNTNKTSWVGFVIFMAVVLMAIFAPLLAPHDPLEQDLFYRLKPPNETYWLGTDYYGRDILSRLLYGARISLVIGLVAVLAAMLIGSVIGMVAGYYRGKTDLIIMQVMDTLLAFPSLILGLIIVAMLGPSITNLVIAIALTAIPPFARIARAPTISMKEREFVEAARSLGFSDFRILILHILPNILPEILVMGSLWLATAIRVEASLAFIGLGVRPPTATWGGMIREGFENILDSYWLALAPSVAILVIVFALNLLGDGLRDAVDPKLRSGE
- a CDS encoding ABC transporter ATP-binding protein — translated: MSDTVISLRNLKTSFRVDGVWRPAVNDVSFDVARNETVSVVGESGSGKSVTALSIMQLIPMANGRIEGEIRFKDRNLLELGETEMRKVRGNDISMIFQEPMTSLNPVLTVGFQVAEALRYHRGMDRTEADRAALEILDQVRIPSARSRFHDYPHLFSGGMRQRVMIAMALACRPDLLIADEPTTALDVTIQAQIIELIKTLQREIGMSVLFITHDMGVVAEISDRVIVMYHGEKVEEGPSEQIFSNPQHRYTRTLLAAVPRLGSMQGFSRPVKFADMETPEPAEEPEPEGLRSAGPPLLEVADLVTRFDITGGVLSRPVGRVHAVEGVSFTLHAGETLALVGESGCGKSTTGRSVLRLIEPRSGVIRFEGEDLLGVDREALKRKRRHMQMIFQDPFASLNPRKTVGSAIAEPMLVHGVCDREEAEIRVTRLLEQVGLDASHALRFPHEFSGGQRQRICIARALGLSPRLIVADESVSALDVSIKAQVINLMLDLQRELGLAYLFISHDIAVVERVSHRVAVMYLGEIVEIGPREAIFERPAHPYTKKLMSAVPVPDPARRGIRREISNDEVPSPVRTLDYQPPARPMIEVGPGHFIQQFE
- a CDS encoding copper chaperone PCu(A)C; this encodes MKTIVHAIAAGLLLAAATTFPVRAQEGPVATAGDLAISAPWSRQTAKSARNGAAFMAITNNGSEPDRLVSASSDVAGRVELHTHAMDNGVMKMRQIEAIDVPAGETVMLQPGSLHIMLIDLHQPLTEGENFEIELTFEKAGNVETSVPVMSVRYMPDSHTGGGMKHGHGMKSGGN
- a CDS encoding ABC transporter permease, producing the protein MTTANRSPLLTAVYRAYIVIFFLYLVAPLLAAGAFAFNDSLFPALPWQGFTWDWFFNDTEPKLGMFHDERLLRGLKNSLLIGAIVSALAVAAGTCNAFLFERKTFPFKNILYVFMVIPLVIPGVILGISILVFASMIANGIDQATGYNPQWLRPGIPLIVLGQFSFLTTITSLVISARLQKFDMALEEAALNLGASRLRVLTTVTLPFLFPALFSAFVVAFLVSFENFNTTLMLVGSEAPLTITMYDRMVKVGSTPVLNAVSVFLMVGSGLLALLSVVVQRKRPE
- a CDS encoding ABC transporter permease — encoded protein: MRSDSTKLSLILLMTPFALWIVLLVVLPQLGIGYVSLREKIGPRQYTFGVGNYMDFLREPIYWNTLLRTAWMSILVTALALLVGFPVAYYIAKIARQRSKAALFLLCLIPLWVSDLVRAFGWIVLLRETGLISGALQWLGVISGPVEFLYNDVTVVIGLVYTVILFMIVPLVSTLEGMDDALLEAGYNLGGSRLTVFRRIIVPYAMPGIVAGCIITFMLTAGSYLTPILLGGKNSSWFTEQIYNQFITRYNWEAGATFGVLLLAFTSAVIWLGLRLTGQSLATTVAKE